A portion of the Streptomyces sp. NBC_00376 genome contains these proteins:
- a CDS encoding tyrosine-protein phosphatase — translation MRTHRITQAAVAAVLLAGTVLVPPALAATPAGAPATSAEARARAAAVPFTAATAKRAADGGYTISWSSAARSVTVTAVTSPDATTGTPVGTAAGTGSLTVPAAALAEAGRWYFRLVPDSGSPLVVADRSLGIDSARNFRDIGGYRTTDGRWVRPGLVYRSNKINSLTDAEQQRLLSQRLTLDVDLRNAVERHDDPDRLPAGVKYQVADVVSLSHGIRFHDSALMTLAEAIAAGLFSGSSDLGQSIGYPFMVNFVGADYAFHDLLTAVATNDSGATVYHCSSGKDRTGWSTAVLLTLLGVPRETVEADFLASNDYLGNPKAVELSWLRAAFDEVDHLYGDFGTYVREGLKIDDATVAALRTKLLTD, via the coding sequence ATGCGCACGCACCGCATCACCCAGGCAGCCGTCGCGGCCGTCCTGCTCGCCGGTACGGTCCTCGTACCGCCCGCCCTCGCCGCCACACCGGCCGGCGCACCCGCGACGAGCGCCGAGGCCCGGGCGCGGGCCGCCGCCGTGCCCTTCACCGCGGCCACCGCCAAGCGCGCCGCCGACGGCGGCTACACCATCTCCTGGTCCTCCGCCGCCCGATCGGTGACCGTCACCGCCGTCACCTCCCCCGACGCCACCACCGGCACCCCGGTGGGCACCGCAGCCGGCACCGGTTCGCTGACCGTCCCCGCCGCAGCCCTCGCCGAAGCGGGGCGCTGGTACTTCCGGCTGGTACCGGACAGCGGCTCCCCGCTCGTCGTCGCCGACCGTTCGCTCGGGATCGATTCCGCCCGCAACTTCCGGGACATCGGCGGCTACCGCACCACCGACGGCCGCTGGGTGCGCCCGGGTCTGGTCTACCGCTCCAACAAGATCAACAGCCTCACCGACGCCGAGCAGCAGCGCCTGCTCTCCCAGCGCCTCACCCTCGATGTGGACCTGCGCAACGCGGTGGAGCGGCACGACGACCCGGACCGGCTGCCCGCCGGCGTGAAGTACCAGGTCGCCGATGTGGTGTCGCTCAGCCATGGCATCCGCTTCCACGACTCGGCCCTGATGACCCTGGCCGAGGCCATCGCGGCCGGGCTGTTCTCCGGCTCGTCCGACCTCGGCCAGTCCATCGGCTACCCGTTCATGGTCAACTTCGTGGGCGCCGACTACGCCTTCCACGACCTGCTCACGGCCGTCGCCACGAACGACTCCGGCGCGACGGTCTACCATTGCAGCTCGGGCAAGGACCGCACCGGCTGGAGCACCGCCGTCCTGCTCACCCTGCTCGGCGTCCCGCGCGAGACCGTCGAGGCGGACTTCCTCGCCAGCAACGACTACCTGGGCAACCCGAAGGCCGTCGAACTGAGCTGGCTGCGCGCGGCGTTCGACGAGGTGGACCATCTGTACGGCGACTTCGGCACCTACGTACGCGAGGGCCTGAAGATCGACGACGCGACGGTGGCCGCACTGCGCACCAAGCTGCTGACCGACTGA
- the rpsA gene encoding 30S ribosomal protein S1, with protein sequence MTSSTETTATTPQVAVNDIGNEEAFLAAIDETIKYFNDGDIVDGVIVKVDRDEVLLDIGYKTEGVIPSRELSIKHDVDPNEVVKVGDEIEALVLQKEDKEGRLILSKKRAQYERAWGTIEKIKEEDGIVTGTVIEVVKGGLILDIGLRGFLPASLVEMRRVRDLQPYVGKELEAKIIELDKNRNNVVLSRRAWLEQTQSEVRQTFLTTLQKGQVRSGVVSSIVNFGAFVDLGGVDGLVHVSELSWKHIDHPSEVVEVGQEVTVEVLDVDMDRERVSLSLKATQEDPWQQFARTHQIGQVVPGKVTKLVPFGAFVRVDEGIEGLVHISELAERHVEIPEQVVQVNDEIFVKVIDIDLERRRISLSLKQANESFGADPASVEFDPTLYGMAASYDDQGNYIYPEGFDPETNDWLEGYETQREAWETQYAEAQQRFEQHQAQVIKSREADEAAAAEGAAAPAGGAPAASGGSGGGSYSSESADNSGALASDEALAALREKLAGGQS encoded by the coding sequence ATGACGAGCAGCACCGAGACCACCGCCACCACCCCGCAGGTAGCGGTCAACGACATCGGTAACGAGGAAGCCTTCCTCGCCGCGATCGACGAGACGATCAAGTACTTCAACGACGGCGACATCGTCGACGGCGTCATCGTGAAGGTCGACCGGGACGAGGTCCTGCTCGACATCGGTTACAAGACCGAAGGCGTCATCCCCTCCCGCGAGCTTTCGATCAAGCACGACGTCGACCCGAACGAGGTCGTCAAGGTCGGCGACGAGATCGAGGCCCTGGTTCTCCAGAAGGAGGACAAGGAAGGCCGCCTCATCCTGTCCAAGAAGCGCGCTCAGTACGAGCGTGCCTGGGGCACGATCGAGAAGATCAAGGAAGAGGACGGCATCGTCACCGGTACCGTCATCGAGGTCGTCAAGGGTGGTCTCATCCTCGACATCGGCCTCCGTGGCTTCCTGCCGGCCTCCCTCGTCGAGATGCGCCGTGTCCGCGACCTCCAGCCCTACGTGGGCAAGGAGCTCGAGGCCAAGATCATCGAGCTGGACAAGAACCGCAACAACGTGGTCCTGTCCCGCCGTGCCTGGCTGGAGCAGACCCAGTCCGAGGTTCGCCAGACGTTCCTCACGACCCTGCAGAAGGGCCAGGTCCGCTCCGGCGTCGTCTCCTCGATCGTCAACTTCGGTGCGTTCGTGGACCTCGGCGGCGTCGACGGTCTCGTGCACGTCTCCGAGCTGTCCTGGAAGCACATCGACCACCCCTCCGAGGTTGTCGAGGTCGGCCAGGAAGTCACCGTCGAGGTTCTCGACGTCGACATGGACCGCGAGCGCGTCTCCCTGTCGCTCAAGGCGACGCAGGAAGACCCGTGGCAGCAGTTCGCCCGCACGCACCAGATCGGGCAGGTCGTTCCCGGTAAGGTCACCAAGCTCGTTCCGTTCGGTGCGTTCGTGCGCGTCGACGAGGGCATCGAGGGTCTGGTCCACATCTCCGAGCTGGCCGAGCGCCACGTGGAGATCCCGGAGCAGGTCGTCCAGGTCAACGACGAGATCTTCGTCAAGGTCATCGACATCGACCTCGAGCGTCGTCGCATCAGCCTCTCGCTGAAGCAGGCCAACGAGTCCTTCGGTGCCGACCCGGCCTCGGTCGAGTTCGACCCGACCCTGTACGGCATGGCCGCGTCCTACGACGACCAGGGCAATTACATCTACCCCGAGGGCTTCGACCCCGAGACCAACGACTGGCTCGAGGGCTACGAGACCCAGCGCGAGGCGTGGGAGACGCAGTACGCCGAGGCGCAGCAGCGCTTCGAGCAGCACCAGGCCCAGGTCATCAAGTCCCGCGAGGCCGACGAGGCCGCTGCTGCCGAGGGCGCTGCTGCCCCGGCCGGTGGCGCCCCGGCTGCCTCCGGCGGCAGCGGTGGCGGCTCGTACTCCTCGGAGTCCGCGGACAACTCCGGCGCCCTGGCGTCGGACGAGGCCCTGGCGGCCCTGCGCGAGAAGCTGGCGGGCGGCCAGAGCTGA
- a CDS encoding class I SAM-dependent methyltransferase has protein sequence MSGQLVREGYSGTGPGAITPDGCAVELYRRLPVRDEPDVIAAAVPAGASILELGCGVGRVTHPLIERGFAVTAVDESAQMLEHVRGARTVRSPIESLDLGEERFDVVMLASFLVHASEDRVRDGLLRTCRKHVKDGGVVLFQREGADYRTNLPRERTYPDGYPGGYTVRIVSARPVGDGVDSVHAEYIFDDARWTQTFRSRELSKEQFEGHLAAAGLTVDRYLTDDGIWVRAVPA, from the coding sequence ATGAGCGGACAACTGGTGCGTGAGGGATATTCAGGGACGGGGCCCGGCGCGATCACTCCGGACGGATGCGCGGTCGAGCTGTACAGACGTCTGCCCGTCCGCGACGAACCGGACGTGATCGCGGCGGCCGTGCCCGCCGGGGCGAGCATTCTGGAACTGGGCTGCGGCGTGGGCCGGGTGACCCATCCGCTGATCGAGCGCGGCTTCGCGGTCACCGCCGTGGACGAATCGGCTCAGATGCTGGAGCACGTCCGGGGCGCCCGCACCGTGCGGAGCCCCATCGAGTCGCTGGACCTCGGCGAGGAGAGGTTCGACGTGGTGATGCTGGCGTCGTTCCTGGTGCACGCGAGCGAGGACCGGGTGCGTGACGGGCTGCTGCGGACCTGCCGCAAGCACGTCAAGGACGGCGGCGTCGTGCTCTTCCAGCGCGAGGGCGCCGACTACCGCACGAACCTGCCGAGGGAGCGGACCTATCCGGACGGATACCCGGGCGGCTACACCGTACGGATCGTCTCGGCCCGGCCCGTGGGGGACGGGGTGGACTCGGTGCATGCCGAGTACATCTTCGACGACGCGCGATGGACCCAGACGTTCCGGTCGCGGGAGCTGTCGAAGGAACAGTTCGAAGGGCATCTGGCGGCGGCGGGCCTGACCGTCGACCGGTATCTCACGGACGACGGAATCTGGGTGCGCGCCGTGCCCGCGTAG
- a CDS encoding tetratricopeptide repeat protein translates to MPERTPETDVIDFRAAEQLLAARDPRGAVKLLDSVIAAHPENTAARLLRARAFFAAAQLRPAELEFELVLEREPDNAFAHFALARTFERAGRTDRAARHFRLAAALDPNPEYLKAARFPAQD, encoded by the coding sequence GTGCCCGAGAGGACCCCGGAGACCGACGTCATCGACTTCCGCGCGGCCGAACAACTGCTGGCCGCGCGCGACCCCCGTGGCGCGGTGAAGCTGCTCGATTCGGTGATCGCGGCCCATCCGGAGAACACCGCGGCCCGGCTGCTGCGCGCCCGCGCGTTCTTCGCCGCCGCCCAGCTGCGCCCCGCCGAGCTCGAATTCGAACTCGTCCTGGAGCGCGAACCGGACAACGCCTTCGCGCACTTCGCGCTGGCCCGCACCTTCGAGCGAGCAGGCCGCACCGACCGGGCCGCCCGTCACTTCCGGCTGGCCGCCGCGCTCGACCCGAACCCGGAGTACCTGAAGGCGGCCCGATTCCCGGCCCAGGACTGA
- a CDS encoding DUF6343 family protein: MRTGNEPTTARSPLRLRLWLSLWGLAWAVFGLAAFTLTGRPGWAAACGLLLLLVLVDMAVIVHHIHQGPHYQPGRDIPPYEPDHGGRGRYGH, encoded by the coding sequence ATGCGTACCGGCAATGAACCGACGACTGCCCGCAGTCCACTGCGGCTGCGGCTCTGGCTGAGTCTATGGGGGCTGGCCTGGGCCGTCTTCGGCCTGGCGGCCTTCACGCTGACCGGCCGACCGGGCTGGGCCGCCGCCTGCGGCCTGCTGCTCCTGCTGGTCCTGGTGGATATGGCGGTGATCGTGCACCACATCCACCAAGGCCCGCACTACCAGCCCGGCCGCGACATCCCGCCGTACGAACCCGACCACGGCGGACGCGGCAGGTACGGGCACTGA
- a CDS encoding PucR family transcriptional regulator, with amino-acid sequence MSIAGRPVAAQLRARVPALTGRVVARLLADLPVYADLPHEEISGDIADIVQHNLRLFADVVEHRRPATDAELAQQRDSAAQRAEEGVPLDAILTAYQVGTAMCWQETAEGALPGDLATVLEIMDRIMVLQQQLTSAVSSAYLEARQILDSQEHGGRHALMAALLTGEPLDRFAHRTGLRPAARYLTMTLALGPHPDELNQSPGPGAGVAARRKIRRVRTALDHFAGTPALTALDASGGTVLLPVAEPPPWHGPGGLCELIEEATRAAGVPITAAAETAGPEAVPAAVARNTEIVDLIARTGRPPGLYRLADVLLEYQLSRPSEALRGLAQLLRPLEAKPELLRTLETYLELGLDRRATAAALHIHPNTVDYRIRRIDRLTGLSPARPADLQHISAALVARRSL; translated from the coding sequence CTGTCCATCGCCGGGCGCCCGGTGGCCGCGCAGCTGCGCGCCCGGGTCCCGGCCCTGACCGGCCGTGTCGTCGCCCGGCTGCTGGCCGATCTTCCGGTCTACGCCGATCTGCCGCACGAGGAGATCTCCGGCGACATCGCCGATATCGTCCAGCACAATCTGCGGCTCTTCGCCGACGTCGTCGAGCACCGCCGCCCCGCCACGGACGCCGAACTCGCCCAGCAGCGGGACTCGGCGGCCCAGCGCGCCGAGGAGGGCGTGCCGCTGGACGCGATCCTCACCGCCTACCAGGTCGGCACGGCGATGTGCTGGCAGGAGACCGCGGAGGGGGCGCTGCCCGGCGATCTCGCCACCGTTCTGGAGATCATGGACCGCATCATGGTCCTCCAGCAGCAGCTGACCTCCGCCGTCAGCAGCGCGTACCTGGAGGCCCGGCAGATCCTCGACAGCCAGGAACACGGGGGCCGGCACGCACTGATGGCCGCCCTGCTGACCGGTGAACCCCTGGACCGCTTCGCCCACCGCACCGGGCTGCGCCCGGCCGCCCGTTACCTCACGATGACCCTCGCGCTCGGCCCGCACCCCGACGAGCTGAACCAGTCACCGGGGCCGGGGGCCGGCGTCGCGGCCCGGCGCAAGATCCGCCGGGTCCGCACAGCCCTCGACCACTTCGCCGGTACGCCGGCACTCACCGCCCTCGACGCCTCCGGCGGCACGGTGCTGCTGCCCGTCGCCGAGCCGCCGCCGTGGCACGGACCCGGCGGTCTGTGCGAGCTGATCGAGGAGGCGACCCGCGCCGCCGGTGTCCCCATCACCGCCGCCGCGGAGACCGCCGGACCGGAGGCGGTGCCGGCCGCCGTGGCGCGCAACACCGAGATCGTCGACCTGATCGCCCGTACCGGCCGGCCGCCCGGCCTGTACCGGCTCGCCGATGTCCTGCTCGAATACCAGCTCAGCCGGCCCAGCGAGGCCCTGCGCGGGCTCGCGCAGCTGCTGCGGCCGCTGGAGGCGAAGCCGGAGCTGCTGCGCACGCTGGAGACGTATCTCGAACTGGGCCTGGACCGGCGGGCCACCGCGGCCGCCCTGCACATCCACCCCAACACCGTCGACTACCGCATCCGCCGCATCGACCGGCTGACCGGGCTCTCCCCGGCCCGCCCGGCCGACCTCCAGCACATCAGCGCGGCACTGGTCGCCCGTCGTTCGCTGTGA
- a CDS encoding ADP-ribosylglycohydrolase family protein: MNGTSWEDRTGRRSRVRGCLLGGAIGDALGNPVEFLSLAGIRRAHGEHGVQGLLPDEEGVVGRVTDDTQMTLFTAEALIRAHARAESKGIGGAETALVRNAYLRWLDTQNHPAPPVAGGDNPIRTGWLRRQPWLYARRAPGNACLTGLATGHVPEPTHRLGEPGPVNTGSKGCGTVMRSAPFGLVGQDAEESFRLAYWCAQITHGHPTGAYAAGALAAIVAHLLEGDSMAGAVLRAMELLRRHPGHEETAKALRAAVDLAAEGAPTGEKVETLGAGWVAEEALAIAVYCALVLPGADQVAGALLLSVNHSGDSDSTGAVCGNLLGARHGDVHLPPSWLVATEGRTVITEVADDLCLESEHAVTWPEGRYPMC; the protein is encoded by the coding sequence GTGAACGGCACATCGTGGGAGGACCGCACCGGCCGCAGGTCGAGGGTGCGGGGCTGCCTGCTGGGCGGGGCGATCGGGGACGCGCTGGGAAACCCGGTGGAGTTCCTGTCCCTGGCCGGCATCCGTCGCGCGCACGGTGAGCACGGCGTACAGGGGCTCCTCCCGGACGAGGAAGGGGTCGTCGGACGGGTCACGGACGATACGCAGATGACCCTGTTCACGGCCGAAGCGCTGATCAGGGCCCACGCCAGGGCGGAGTCGAAGGGGATCGGCGGTGCCGAGACCGCGCTCGTACGCAACGCCTACCTGCGCTGGCTGGACACCCAGAACCACCCCGCGCCGCCCGTCGCGGGCGGTGACAACCCGATCCGGACCGGCTGGCTCCGGCGGCAGCCCTGGCTGTACGCGCGCCGGGCCCCGGGCAACGCCTGCCTGACCGGGCTCGCCACCGGCCACGTCCCCGAGCCGACGCACCGGCTCGGTGAGCCCGGCCCCGTCAACACCGGGTCGAAGGGGTGCGGCACGGTGATGCGGTCCGCCCCCTTCGGGCTGGTGGGCCAGGACGCCGAGGAGAGCTTCCGGCTCGCGTACTGGTGCGCGCAGATCACCCACGGCCATCCGACCGGCGCGTACGCGGCCGGGGCCCTCGCCGCGATCGTCGCGCACCTCCTGGAGGGCGACTCGATGGCGGGCGCCGTGCTGAGGGCGATGGAGCTGTTGCGCCGCCACCCGGGGCACGAGGAGACGGCGAAGGCGCTGCGGGCCGCCGTCGACCTGGCCGCGGAGGGCGCGCCGACCGGTGAGAAGGTGGAGACGCTGGGGGCCGGCTGGGTCGCCGAGGAGGCCCTCGCCATCGCTGTCTACTGCGCTCTGGTGCTGCCCGGCGCCGATCAGGTGGCCGGGGCGCTGCTGCTCTCGGTCAACCACTCGGGCGACAGCGACTCCACGGGAGCGGTCTGCGGCAACCTGCTCGGCGCACGCCACGGGGACGTACACCTTCCGCCGTCCTGGCTGGTGGCGACCGAGGGCCGCACGGTGATCACCGAGGTGGCCGACGACCTGTGCCTGGAGTCCGAGCACGCGGTCACCTGGCCGGAGGGCCGGTACCCGATGTGCTGA
- a CDS encoding SGNH/GDSL hydrolase family protein yields the protein MPQNKDICRSVRTIMGALALAGLAVGTGAVPASAAGTDDATSYVALGDSMASGPLIPDITGPVACGRSTHNYPHELAARLGASLTDVTCSGASSKHMTEKQSLSLLDIPMGSAPPQFDALRADTDLVTLTIGGNDAGLVGIAQKCTTLDPNATPCKEKYNEGGVDQVGQRIAEFAPKLGAVLDSIHQRSPQARVVVTGYGLYIKPGGCWPLQPVLPVDADFLQGSVDRMNAVIAQQSAAHGAEYIDLATPSKGHDSCQAPSDKWVEGYVPTAAAAPLHPNRKGEANYAAIIGAHLQGS from the coding sequence ATGCCGCAGAACAAGGACATCTGCCGTTCCGTCAGAACCATCATGGGTGCGCTCGCCCTGGCCGGCCTGGCCGTGGGTACCGGTGCGGTCCCGGCTTCCGCAGCCGGTACGGACGACGCCACGTCCTATGTCGCGCTCGGCGACTCCATGGCCTCGGGACCGCTCATCCCGGACATCACGGGGCCGGTGGCCTGCGGCCGTTCCACGCACAACTATCCGCACGAACTGGCCGCGCGCCTCGGTGCGTCGCTGACCGACGTCACGTGCAGCGGCGCCTCCTCCAAGCACATGACCGAGAAGCAGTCGCTGTCGCTGCTGGACATCCCGATGGGCTCGGCCCCGCCCCAGTTCGACGCGCTGCGCGCGGACACCGACCTGGTGACTCTGACCATCGGCGGCAACGACGCCGGTCTGGTCGGCATCGCGCAGAAGTGCACCACCCTCGACCCGAACGCCACCCCGTGCAAGGAGAAGTACAACGAGGGCGGCGTGGACCAGGTGGGGCAGCGCATCGCGGAGTTCGCGCCGAAGCTGGGCGCCGTACTGGACTCGATCCACCAGCGTTCGCCGCAGGCCCGGGTGGTCGTCACGGGGTACGGCCTGTACATCAAGCCCGGCGGCTGCTGGCCGCTGCAGCCGGTCCTCCCGGTGGACGCGGACTTCCTCCAGGGCAGCGTCGACCGGATGAACGCGGTGATCGCGCAGCAGAGCGCCGCGCACGGGGCCGAGTACATCGATCTGGCCACGCCCAGCAAGGGCCACGACTCCTGCCAGGCCCCGTCGGACAAGTGGGTCGAGGGCTACGTGCCGACCGCGGCCGCCGCCCCGCTGCACCCCAACCGCAAGGGTGAGGCGAACTACGCCGCCATCATCGGCGCGCACCTCCAGGGGAGCTGA
- a CDS encoding right-handed parallel beta-helix repeat-containing protein yields MRTRTLLPALLAAALATGGLALASATTAGAATVIDVSTAAQLKSALTAAAPGDTIRLADGAYTGNFKATVPGTASARITLTGSAKAILTAGGGYGLHLNGASYWTVEGITVTGGQKGIMADTATGVVIDSVTVHDLDMEGVHFRKSSRNGVIKNSRIYDTGHDGRGMGEGVYVGTAGDLSDRSDGVQILRNTIGPGVGGENIDIKEGTTGARIIGNTFDGSGLTGANYDDSWVDVKGNDVLVEGNKGSRTTNNGYETHTQQSGWGCGTVFRDNTSDLTGAEGDKQLAINVTNYGTGCPTTVHSSNTVTGGKGLTNITVTP; encoded by the coding sequence ATGCGCACCCGCACTCTCCTCCCGGCCCTGCTGGCCGCCGCGCTCGCCACCGGCGGCCTCGCCCTCGCCTCCGCCACCACGGCGGGTGCGGCAACGGTCATCGACGTGAGCACCGCCGCCCAGCTCAAGTCCGCCCTCACCGCCGCCGCCCCCGGCGACACCATCCGGCTCGCCGACGGCGCGTACACCGGCAACTTCAAGGCGACCGTCCCCGGCACCGCTTCCGCCCGGATCACCCTCACGGGCTCGGCCAAGGCGATCCTCACGGCCGGCGGAGGCTACGGACTGCACCTCAACGGGGCCTCGTACTGGACGGTCGAGGGCATCACGGTCACCGGCGGCCAGAAGGGCATCATGGCCGACACCGCCACAGGGGTCGTCATCGATTCGGTGACCGTGCACGACCTGGACATGGAGGGCGTCCACTTCCGCAAGTCCAGCAGGAACGGCGTCATCAAGAACTCGCGGATCTACGACACCGGGCACGACGGCCGCGGCATGGGCGAGGGCGTCTACGTCGGCACGGCCGGCGATCTCTCCGACCGGAGCGACGGGGTGCAGATCCTGCGGAACACGATCGGCCCGGGGGTCGGCGGCGAGAACATCGACATCAAGGAGGGCACCACCGGGGCGAGGATCATCGGCAACACCTTCGACGGCAGCGGGCTGACCGGCGCCAACTACGACGACTCCTGGGTCGACGTGAAGGGCAATGACGTACTCGTCGAGGGCAACAAGGGCTCCCGTACGACCAACAACGGCTACGAGACCCACACTCAGCAGAGCGGCTGGGGCTGCGGCACCGTCTTCCGTGACAACACCTCGGACCTGACCGGCGCCGAGGGCGACAAGCAGCTCGCGATCAACGTCACCAACTACGGCACGGGCTGCCCGACCACCGTCCACAGCAGCAACACGGTGACCGGCGGCAAGGGCCTGACCAACATCACCGTCACCCCGTAA
- the coaE gene encoding dephospho-CoA kinase, producing MLKVGLTGGIGAGKSEVSRLLVGYGAVLIDADRIAREVVEPGTPGLAAVVKAFGAGILTADGTLDRPKLGSIVFADADRLAILNAIVHPLVGARSAELERAAGPDSVVVHDVPLLTENGLAPLYDLVVVVDASPETQLDRLVRLRGMTEPEARARMAAQATREQRRAVADLVIDNDGPLENLEPQVRKVWSELTGRAAEAG from the coding sequence ATGCTGAAAGTGGGCCTGACCGGTGGGATCGGCGCCGGCAAGAGTGAAGTGTCACGGCTGCTCGTCGGATACGGAGCCGTGCTGATCGACGCGGACCGGATCGCCCGGGAGGTCGTCGAGCCGGGGACACCCGGGCTCGCGGCCGTCGTCAAGGCGTTCGGCGCCGGCATCCTCACCGCCGACGGCACCCTGGACCGGCCGAAGCTCGGCTCGATCGTCTTCGCCGACGCGGACCGGCTCGCCATTCTCAACGCGATCGTCCACCCCCTGGTCGGCGCCCGCTCCGCCGAGCTGGAGCGGGCCGCGGGCCCCGACTCGGTCGTCGTCCACGACGTCCCGCTCCTCACCGAGAACGGTCTGGCGCCGCTCTACGACCTGGTCGTCGTCGTGGACGCGAGCCCCGAAACCCAGCTCGACCGGCTCGTACGGCTGCGCGGCATGACCGAGCCCGAGGCCCGCGCCCGGATGGCCGCCCAGGCCACCCGGGAGCAGCGTCGGGCCGTGGCGGATCTGGTCATCGACAACGACGGGCCGCTGGAGAACCTGGAGCCGCAGGTCCGCAAGGTCTGGTCGGAGCTGACCGGGCGGGCCGCCGAGGCCGGCTGA
- a CDS encoding PAC2 family protein translates to MPDPQSLYEWEPKGLAVVDMALAQESAGLVMLYHFEGYIDAGETGEQIVDGLLETLPHQVVARFDHDRLVDYRARRPLLTFRRDRWAAYETPTLDVRVVQDATGAPFLLLSGPEPDVEWERFAAAVEQIVERLGVRLAVNFHGIPMGVPHTRPVGITPHGNRTDLMPGHRSPFDEAQVPGSAEALVEYRLMEAGHDVLGVAAHVPHYVARSAYPDAALTALEAVTAATGLVLPSVAHALRTEAHRTQTEIDRQIDQGDEELVSLVEGLEHQYDAVAGSETRGNLVAEPVDLPSADEIGLEFERFLAEREGDA, encoded by the coding sequence GTGCCTGATCCGCAGAGTTTGTACGAATGGGAGCCGAAAGGCCTGGCCGTCGTCGACATGGCGCTCGCGCAGGAGTCGGCCGGCCTGGTCATGCTCTACCACTTCGAGGGATACATCGACGCGGGCGAGACCGGCGAGCAGATCGTGGACGGCCTGCTCGAAACGCTGCCGCACCAGGTCGTGGCCAGATTCGACCACGACCGTCTCGTCGACTACCGCGCACGGCGCCCGCTGCTGACCTTCCGGCGCGACCGCTGGGCCGCCTACGAGACCCCGACGCTCGACGTCAGGGTCGTGCAGGACGCCACCGGAGCGCCCTTCCTGCTGCTTTCCGGGCCCGAGCCCGACGTGGAGTGGGAGCGCTTCGCCGCCGCCGTCGAGCAGATCGTCGAGCGCCTCGGCGTCCGCCTCGCGGTGAATTTCCACGGGATCCCGATGGGTGTCCCGCACACCCGCCCCGTCGGCATCACCCCGCACGGCAACCGCACGGACCTCATGCCCGGCCACCGCAGCCCCTTCGACGAGGCGCAGGTGCCCGGCTCAGCCGAGGCCCTGGTGGAGTACCGGCTGATGGAGGCCGGACACGACGTCCTCGGTGTCGCCGCCCATGTGCCGCACTACGTCGCCCGCTCCGCGTACCCGGACGCGGCGCTCACCGCCCTGGAGGCGGTCACCGCCGCGACCGGCCTGGTCCTGCCGAGCGTCGCCCATGCGCTGCGCACGGAGGCGCACCGCACCCAGACCGAGATCGACCGCCAGATCGACCAGGGCGACGAGGAGCTCGTCTCGCTCGTCGAGGGCCTTGAGCACCAGTACGACGCGGTCGCCGGATCCGAGACCCGGGGCAACCTGGTCGCCGAGCCGGTGGACCTGCCGTCCGCCGACGAGATCGGCCTCGAATTCGAGCGGTTCCTCGCGGAGCGCGAGGGGGACGCCTGA